One window of Aspergillus oryzae RIB40 DNA, chromosome 3 genomic DNA carries:
- a CDS encoding putative MFS myo-inositol transporter (predicted transporter (major facilitator superfamily)), with protein sequence MGTRHENDTLDPNAPLLILDGHTTHDPQNNEEDRHIDSESNYSGTQFIWALTFSAGLSGLLFGYDTGVISSTLVSIGTDLSDRDLTTLDKSLITSCTSLFALVASPLAGVLADKFGRRKVIFVADALFALGAFVQAISNEVWGMIAGRSIVGLAVGGASLVTPLYISELAPSNMRGRLVTILSLFITGGQVVAYIVGWLFSLIDGGWRWIVGLGILPALFQLVILTALPETPRWLAQAGFETNAIAVLGKVYQGHPDSDCITKRILREIQQEVAEERLGHPGGSSGAGQQWIHYVLQRTTELFYVGGNRRALIIAMMLQGSQQLSGFNCLMYFSGIIFSSLSFSSPTLTSLSVATTNFLFTLLAFTYIDRIGRRRILLYSIPIMTISLIVCALTFSLVSSDLSSFPLTRAGSSDTVPDDSMLPITILLCLTVYTASYAFGLGNVPWQQSELFPLSVRSLGSAFATATNWASNFVVGLTFLPMMELLSPGWTFGTYAVVCAVSWFAVWAIYPEMSGLGLEEVKELLADGWGVKESLARTRNDS encoded by the exons ATGGGCACTAGACATGAAAACGATACATTGGACCCTAACGCTCCTCTACTTATTCTAGATGGACACACTACCCACGACCCCCaaaacaatgaagaagataggCACATTGATAGCGAGTCAAACTACTCGGGAACTCAATTTATATGGGCATTGACATTCTCTGCTGGTCTTAGTGGGCTATTATTTGGTTATGA CACAGGGGTGATTTCCTCAACGCTCGTATCAATCGGCACGGATCTCTCCGATCGCGATCTTACAACACTAGACAAAAGCCTAATAACATCTTGCACAAgcttgtttgctttggtTGCCAGCCCCCTTGCGGGGGTTCTGGCTGACAAGTTCGGTCGCCGGAAGGTTATATTCGTTGCAGATGCGCTGTTCGCTCTAGGTGCTTTTGTGCAGGCAATCTCCAATGAAGTATGGGGCATGATTGCTGGTAGAAGTATTGTTGGGTTAGCTGTTGGCGGCGCGAGCTTGGTAACTCCATT ATACATCTCCGAATTGGCACCATCCAATATGAGGGGCAGACTGGTGACGATTCTCTCCTTGTTCATCACCGGTGGCCAAGTTGTAGCATACATCGTGGGTTGGCTCTTTTCCTTAATTGACGGAGGCTGGCGCTGGATCGTTGGCCTTGGAATACTTCCGGCACTCTTTCAGCTTGTTATCCTCACCGCTCTACCTGAAACTCCCCGATGGCTGGCACAAGCAGGATTCGAAACAAATGCTATAGCTGTCCTGGGAAAGGTCTACCAGGGTCATCCAGACAGTGACTGCATCACTAAACGAATTTTACGGGAAATTCAGCAGGAGGTAGCAGAAGAACGGTTAGGTCATCCTGGTGGTTCTTCTGGGGCTGGCCAACAGTGGATTCACTACGTCTTGCAGCGTACCACAGAGCTCTTCTACGTTGGTGGCAATAGAAGAGCGTTGATTATAGCGATGATGCTACAAGGTTCGCAGCAGCTCTCGGGCTTCAACTGTCTTATGTACTTCTCTGGCATTATattttcatctctctccttttcgtCGCCGACGCTCACGTCGCTGTCAGTGGCCACGACTAACTTTCTTTTTACATTGCTTGCATTTACCTACATCGATAGGATCGGCCGGCGCCGAATCCTCCTCTATTCTATACCTATCATGACAATATCTCTCATCGTTTGCGCACTAACCTTCTCTTTGGTGTCATCAGATTTGTCCTCTTTTCCACTGACACGTGCAGGGTCCAGTGACACCGTGCCAGATGATTCAATGCTCCCTATCACTATTCTCTTGTGTTTAACGGTTTACACGGCTTCTTACGCCTTCGGGCTTGGCAATGTACCCTGGCAGCAGTCCGAGCTGTTTCCTTTAAGTGTACGGTCTCTCGGGTCTGCATTCGCTACAGCAACGAACTGGGCCTCAAATTTCGTTGTCGGGctcacttttcttcccatGATGGAACTATTGTCTCCAGGGTGGACCTTTGGGACCTATGCGGTCGTCTGTGCAGTTAGCTGGTTTGCTGTGTGGGCGATCTACCCTGAGATGAGTGGGCTCGGTTTAGAAGAGGTCAAGGAACTCCTCGCAGATGGCTGGGGTGTCAAGGAAAGTCTGGCGAGGACCCGCAACGACTCCTAG
- a CDS encoding putative AAA family ATPase GCN20 (ATPase component of ABC transporters with duplicated ATPase domains/Translation elongation factor EF-3b), whose protein sequence is MSSTLGLAGGNVDLESANSRKVESRVDRKKLEKAERKIRAKQEKKQMKMVQYESSRLLDQPDSTMSYEEFFMAVNPLQLGSDSAAKSKDIKIDSIDTSVGGHRILTDASLTLAYGRRYGLVGQNGIGKSTLLRALSHAARLDHEREGLDITLSDIHSKLSEMESDKAESRAASILAGLGFSPERQQFATKTFSGGWRMRLALARALFCEPDLLLLDEPSNMLDVPSITFLSNYLQGYPSTVLVVSHDRAFLNEVATDIIHQHSERLDYYKGANFDSFYATKEERKKNAKREYEKQMAERAHLQAFIDKFRYNAAKSSEAQSRIKKLERMPVLEAPESDYVVHFKFPDVEKLSPPIVQMSEISFGYSKDKPLLKNVDLDVQLDSRIGIVGPNGAGKTTVLKLLTGQLEPTSGLLSQHARLRIGYFAQHHVDALDLTTSAVSFMAKTYPGKTDEEYRRHLGAFGITGMTGLQKMELLSGGQKSRVAFACLSLTNPHILVLDEPSNHLDIEGMDALSEALQRFEGGVVMVSHDVTMLQNVCTSLWVCDKGTVTKFDGTVNAYKKMISSQANEAGVAVAH, encoded by the exons ATGTCCTCGACTTTGGGACTTGCTGGTGGAAATGTCGACTTGGAATCTGCCAACAGCAGGAAAGTAGAGTCTCGCGTAGACCGCAAGAAACTTGAAAAGGCAGAGCGAAAGATCCGTGCCAaacaggagaaaaagcaaatgaAGATGGTGCAATACGAATCGTCCCGTCTCCTCGACCAGCCAGATAGCACCATGTCTTACGAGGAGTTCTTCATGGCTGTTAACCCGCTCCAGCTGGGCTCGGATTCTGCAGCAAAGAGCAAGGACATTAAGATTGATAGCATTGACACCTCTGTTGGTGGTCATCGAATCCTGACCGACGCTTCTCTTACCTTGGCGTACGGTCGACGGTACGGTCTTGTTGGTCAGAACGGTATAGGAAAGTCCACTCTTCTGCGGGCCTTGAGCC ATGCTGCCAGGCTTGATCACGAAAGGGAGGGCCTAGACATAACCTTAAGTGATATCCATTCCAAACTTTCAGAAATGGAATCGGACAAGGCCGAATCGCGCGCTGCCAGTATCTTGGCTGGTCTTGGTTTTTCACCTGAAAGACAGCAGTTTGCAACAAAAACCTTCTCTGGTGGTTGGCGAATGAGATTAGCTCTAGCGCGAGCTTTATTCTGCGAACCAGACTTGCTTCTTCTAGATG AACCCTCCAATATGCTGGACGTTCCGTCCATTACATTCTTATCCAACTACCTCCAGGGATACCCTAGTACTGTTCTTGTGGTCTCGCACGACCGGGCTTTCTTAAACGAGGTCGCTACCGATATTATACATCAACACTCTGAAAGGCTGGATTACTATAAGGGGGCCAACTTCG ACTCGTTCTATGCTACCAAGGAGGAACGGAAGAAGAATGCGAAGCGTGAATACGAGAAACAAATGGCAGAAAGAGCACATTTGCAAG CATTCATCGATAAATTTAGATACAACGCGGCCAAGTCATCCGAGGCGCAATCTCGaatcaagaagcttgagaGAATGCCAGTCTTGGAAGCCCCGGAGAGTGATTACGTTGTGCATTTCAAATTTCCAGATGTCGAAAAGCTTTCTCCACCCATTGTACAGATGTCCGAGATTTCCTTTGGTTATTCCAAAGATAAGCCCCTTTTAAAAAATGTCGATCTCGATGTGCAACTTGACTCTCGGATAGGAATTGTTGGACCGAACGGCGCTGGTAAAACCACAGTGTTGAAGCTGCTAACTGGCCAGCTTGAGCCAACTTCGGGCCTTCTTTCGCAACATGCTCGCTTACGTATTGGATACTTTGCCCAACATCATGTTGATGCTCTGGATCTGACGACCAGTGCGGTAAGCTTCATGGCAAAGACCTACCCAGGAAAGACAGACGAGGAATACCGCAGGCATCTGGGAGC ATTCGGAATCACTGGAATGACTGGACTTCAAAAGATGGAGCTCCTGTCTGGAGGACAAAAATCTCGTGTCGCATTTGCTTGCTTGTCGTTGACAAATCCACACATCTTGGTCCTTGACGAACCTTCCAACCACCTGGATATTGAAGGTATGGATGCATTGTCTGAGGCATTGCAGAGGTTCGAAGGTGGTGTCGTGATGGTATCACACGATGTGACAATGCTGCAGAACGTCTGCACTAGTCTTTGGGTGTGCGACAAGGGCACAGTAACCAAGTTCGATGGCACCGTCAATGCctacaagaagatgatcagtTCACAAGCCAACGAAGCAGGTGTAGCAGTTGCCCACTAG
- a CDS encoding uncharacterized protein (predicted protein), with amino-acid sequence MEHISTLCAISTVGIAATGFALGRVDRDSPKPARFRKKTFPLHDQHARATDPPRSPLDDAVQAGPSIPFTTVEIKSTSQFKPFHASGGDSTTGNHPQCPNHRRKSSLAGIILRRRGQTLSTPPLRVEEDSSIALHSRRPSSSWVRRLSFQPGNRGSCQSPTSPMLNGPTSPTHSRPSSQRRAPNKLVKRPPSQSSSAHFQFAHAPSPPSTTLFRRPATSHQRSEHLRHKATHSLNFEPSLTNTPLLPPNRESSVVDISWQPYLTATYDGASDRLARRLSTATKPKEHGLRRILPSTGTIPALLLANSITNKESSTGISSPETAPTSPVQFRDPFKPSDTSRELETSLAPEENHRQPSISVSNDSKSAIPASGNADAHKPLSTALARPKMRAISAPLPTFANSEGAILLSPRSRARRNITDPNVFRRPPIASRADGFTAPGFMGSSCKRATSSSRLDIGYLRETGQRPLTSDGVALSVLQGPIRQRRKRHSIAASDPASTVIGSDDTRIFTSGEEDETDFLSDTAFDSIRTHITTSSNSGLHSPRVETIFDRDLPLSNAGEESLRVTQFASHYAFASRRFDDSHNHSDLKLTPISISLPDPQEKNMHEEASRISFPSDLTDDEDAHSLVAALPGEIVKLDEQSKYPRISLNNYERNYAGRDILFAHGRSDIPLELTKSNSRSVTNEMFEFCPRMNIFDWSEQPRNDREASGPDGRPRTVHGKHGPELRGSRAPGRKAPNTLHLRSQSVPVSREYPATNETRQTSGKFGTWGLGSKGVSEDWDSDFDFEDADESIISENMRTNKNVARRSMIVPQAIMERQASLHGQFGQVQELTLLVEELKRLRHQASFLGIVRGPSNELWKEAEGIVNLATLDDEEHSHSPPGSPSSLTFSFDDSEEESANTNDPFKRVSGESWRASFSEPLSPNQTTADSDHTEPPTKANSVLDLIYQQRISRDSSFMNRQSPKSKKLPFDTQSLRDLVIRAGVVTRALKEVIRRAEGVAPESNENMHHSVPPFSRIFNQSTNDDVSTFETHCIG; translated from the exons ATGGAGCATATATCAACT CTTTGTGCAATCAGCACTGTTGGTATTGCAGCAACCGGCTTTGCTCTCGGTCGCGTAGATCGAGATTCACCCAAGCCGGCGCGCTTCCGAAAAAAGACCTTCCCTCTGCATGATCAGCACGCGCGCGCGACAGACCCTCCTCGATCGCCGCTAGACGACGCCGTACAAGCAGGCCCTTCCATCCCATTCACGACAGTAGAAATAAAATCTACCTCGCAGTTCAAACCTTTCCATGCGAGTGGGGGCGATTCTACCACTGGGAACCACCCACAATGTCCAAACCACAGGAGAAAATCATCCCTTGCAGGGATTATACTGCGGCGTCGTGGTCAGACTCTATCAACCCCTCCACTGCGAGTCGAGGAAGACTCCTCAATTGCTTTGCATAGCCGAAGGCCGTCTTCCTCTTGGGTGCGACGGCTGTCGTTTCAGCCAGGAAACCGGGGCTCATGCCAAAGTCCTACCTCTCCGATGTTGAACGGACCCACAAGCCCTACCCATTCGCGCCCCTCCAGTCAGCGCCGAGCACCCAACAAACTCGTCAAGCGGCCTCCATCACAATCTTCAAGCGCTCATTTTCAATTTGCGCACGCGCCTTCGCCCCCTTCAACAACTTTATTCCGTAGACCAGCCACAAGCCATCAACGGTCCGAACACTTGAGACACAAAGCAACCCATAGCTTAAACTTTGAGCCCAGTCTTACGAATACACCATTGCTTCCTCCTAACAGAGAATCCTCTGTGGTTGATATATCTTGGCAGCCTTATTTAACTGCTACCTACGATGGGGCATCGGACAGGCTGGCACGCAGGCTGTCAACTGCAACCAAGCCAAAAGAGCATGGGCTGCGGCGAATTCTCCCGTCTACGGGTACtattccagctcttcttctaGCAAATTCAATTACAAACAAGGAGTCTTCGACAGGGATTAGTTCGCCGGAGACCGCGCCTACCTCTCCAGTGCAGTTCCGCGATCCATTCAAACCAAGTGATACTTCACGAGAGTTAGAAACATCCCTTGCACCAGAGGAAAACCATCGCCAGCCATCGATATCAGTTTCAAATGATTCCAAGTCAGCAATACCGGCCTCAGGCAATGCTGATGCTCACAAGCCCCTCAGTACTGCACTTGCCCGTCCTAAAATGAGAGCAATCTCAGCCCCTCTTCCTACTTTTGCAAACTCGGAAGGAGCCATTTTGCTGTCCCCACGATCGCGTGCAAGGCGTAATATTACAGACCCAAACGTCTTCCGCCGGCCCCCAATTGCCTCGCGGGCGGATGGATTTACAGCGCCTGGGTTTATGGGTTCCAGCTGCAAAAGGGCCACCTCATCCTCGCGCCTCGATATTGGTTATCTGCGAGAGACCGGGCAACGTCCACTTACTTCAGACGGTGTGGCCTTGTCTGTCTTGCAGGGCCCAATCCGCCAGCGGCGTAAACGACATTCAATTGCCGCATCTGATCCTGCCTCAACTGTTATTGGCTCTGATGATACTCGTATTTTCACTTCGGGTGAGGAGGACGAGACCGATTTCTTGAGCGACACCGCTTTCGATTCGATCCGCACACATATCACCACTAGCAGCAATTCGGGTCTGCATTCTCCTCGGGTGGAGACCATTTTTGACAGAGATCTACCGCTCAGCAATGCGGGCGAAGAATCCTTACGTGTCACGCAATTCGCCTCGCATTACGCTTTCGCTTCTCGGCGGTTTGACGACAGTCACAATCATTCCGACCTGAAGCTAACCCCCATTTCTATCTCTCTCCCTGACCCTCAGGAAAAAAATATGCATGAAGAGGCGAGTAGAATATCGTTTCCTTCCGATTtgacagatgatgaagacgccCACAGCCTGGTAGCTGCTTTACCTGGTGAAATAGTCAAATTGGACGAACAGTCGAAATATCCGAGAATATCTTTGAATAACTACGAGAGGAATTATGCTGGCCGTGATATCTTGTTCGCCCATGGCCGGTCAGATATTCCTCTCGAGTTGACTAAGTCCAATTCGCGCAGCGTTACCAATGAGATGTTTGAATTTTGCCCTAGGATGAATATCTTTGACTGGTCTGAACAACCCAGAAATGACCGCGAAGCTTCTGGGCCCGATGGACGCCCCCGCACAGTCCATGGAAAACATGGACCTGAGCTTCGGGGTAGTAGAGCTCCGGGCCGCAAAGCACCAAATACCTTACATCTTCGGAGCCAAAGCGTCCCAGTATCGAGAGAGTATCCAGCTACCAACGAGACACGACAAACATCAGGCAAATTTGGCACTTGGGGGTTGGGCAGCAAGGGTGTTAGTGAAGACTGGGATAGTGACTTCGACTTTGAGGATGCAGACGAAAGTATAATCAGCGAGAACATGCGCACGAACAAGAACGTTGCCCGGCGCAGCATGATAGTTCCTCAGGCTATCATGGAACGTCAAGCCAGTCTCCATGGACAGTTTGGACAGGTTCAAGAACTGACCCTTTTAGTTGAAGAGCTCAAACGCCTTCGCCACCAAGCTAGTTTCTTGGGCATTGTGCGTGGGCCATCTAATGAGctgtggaaagaagcagagggtATTGTCAATTTGGCCActcttgatgatgaagaacaTAGCCATTCCCCCCCGGGCTCCCCGTCCTCTCTCACCTTCAGTTTCGACGATTCTGAGGAAGAATCGGCCAACACGAACGATCCCTTCAAACGAGTCAGCGGAGAGTCCTGGAGAGCTTCATTCTCAGAACCGTTAAgtccaaaccaaaccactGCCGATTCTGATCACACGGAACCCCCTACCAAAGCAAATTCTGTGCTAGATCTGATCTACCAGCAACGAATATCTCGCGATTCATCCTTCATGAATCGTCAATCCCCGAAGTCAAAAAAGCTCCCCTTCGATACACAATCCCTTCGTGACCTCGTTATCCGAGCCGGCGTTGTAACCCGTGCTCTTAAGGAAGTAATTCGCAGAGCAGAGGGGGTCGCACCTGAGTCCAATGAGAACATGCATCATTCTGTCCCTCCGTTCAGCCGGATATTCAACCAATCCACTAATGATGATGTTTCGACCTTTGAGACGCACTGCATTGGTTAA